The following coding sequences are from one Formosa haliotis window:
- a CDS encoding glycoside hydrolase family protein codes for MVKQLKIVLVFFFVLSNTGQLFAQNIINGKLGEAPINGGLEMEDYWVWGSSVIKGDDGMYHMYASRWPKFLPFHPGWMIASEIVHATSKTPEGPYKFQDVALGARGTQYWDGRSCHNPKIVKYKDLYILYYMGSTHPFEEVTLANVDQFNLQSKWCIAGRWRKRIGMATSTSPNGPWKRLETPILDVKPNSFYSFLTSNPSPLIKEDGSVVLLFKGRDYKADGINNADMSIGVATAPSYKGPYTVMGDKPLFSIDQFGEIEDPHLWSDATGFHMVAKDQRGAITGEAGDGLLAHSTDGIHWNVDKHPKAYTKTVKWDNGKTIKQGQLERPFIFVEDGKPTHLFFATMDGPGGFANGTKTWNMVIPIEQ; via the coding sequence ATGGTAAAGCAATTAAAAATAGTCCTAGTTTTTTTCTTTGTATTGAGCAATACAGGGCAGCTATTTGCACAAAATATTATAAACGGCAAACTAGGAGAAGCACCTATAAATGGCGGTTTAGAAATGGAAGATTATTGGGTGTGGGGAAGTTCTGTAATTAAAGGCGATGATGGTATGTACCATATGTATGCCTCACGCTGGCCAAAATTTTTACCCTTTCATCCTGGGTGGATGATTGCTTCCGAAATTGTTCATGCCACTTCTAAAACACCAGAAGGGCCATATAAGTTTCAAGATGTTGCGTTGGGAGCAAGAGGAACACAATATTGGGATGGCCGATCGTGCCATAATCCTAAAATAGTAAAATATAAAGATCTGTATATATTGTATTATATGGGGTCTACACATCCGTTCGAGGAAGTGACTTTGGCAAACGTCGATCAATTCAATTTACAAAGTAAGTGGTGTATTGCGGGACGTTGGAGAAAACGTATTGGTATGGCAACGTCTACAAGTCCGAATGGACCTTGGAAACGATTAGAGACTCCAATTTTAGACGTGAAACCAAATTCCTTTTATAGTTTTTTAACGTCTAATCCGTCTCCTCTAATTAAAGAAGACGGATCTGTGGTATTACTCTTTAAAGGTCGCGATTATAAGGCAGATGGCATTAACAATGCAGATATGAGTATTGGTGTGGCTACTGCGCCTTCTTATAAGGGGCCTTATACCGTAATGGGAGATAAGCCTTTATTTTCTATCGATCAATTTGGTGAAATTGAAGACCCTCATTTATGGAGTGATGCAACAGGATTTCATATGGTAGCTAAAGATCAGCGTGGGGCTATAACAGGCGAAGCGGGAGATGGTCTTTTAGCACATTCTACAGATGGCATACATTGGAACGTAGATAAGCACCCAAAAGCGTATACAAAAACCGTAAAATGGGATAATGGTAAAACTATAAAACAAGGCCAATTAGAACGTCCGTTTATTTTTGTTGAAGACGGGAAACCTACGCATCTGTTTTTCGCAACTATGGAT